The proteins below come from a single Streptomyces sp. B3I8 genomic window:
- a CDS encoding ABC transporter ATP-binding protein, whose translation MSDVLELQDVSVVREGRALVDQVSWSVKEGERWVILGPNGAGKTTLLNVASSYLFPSKGTVSILGETLGRSGTDVFELRPRIGVAGIALAEKLPKRQTVLQTVLTAAYGMTAGWQEEYEDIDEQRARAFLDRLGMSDYLERRFGTLSEGERKRTLIARALMTDPELLLLDEPAAGLDLGGREDLVRRLGRLARDPIAPSMIMVTHHVEEIAPGFTHVLMIRQGQVLAAGPLELELTSRNLSHCFGLPLVVEQSGDRWTARGLPMS comes from the coding sequence ATGAGCGATGTTCTGGAACTTCAGGACGTATCCGTGGTCCGTGAGGGCCGTGCCCTCGTGGACCAGGTCTCCTGGTCGGTCAAGGAGGGCGAGCGCTGGGTCATCCTGGGCCCCAACGGCGCCGGCAAGACCACCCTCCTCAACGTCGCCTCCAGTTACCTCTTCCCCAGCAAGGGCACGGTCAGCATCCTCGGCGAGACCCTCGGCCGCTCCGGCACCGACGTCTTCGAGCTCCGCCCCCGCATCGGCGTGGCCGGCATCGCCCTCGCCGAGAAGCTCCCCAAGCGCCAGACCGTCCTGCAGACCGTGCTGACCGCCGCGTACGGCATGACGGCCGGCTGGCAGGAGGAGTACGAGGACATCGACGAGCAGCGCGCCCGCGCTTTCCTCGACCGCCTCGGCATGAGCGACTACCTGGAGCGCCGCTTCGGCACCCTCTCCGAGGGAGAGCGCAAGCGCACCCTCATCGCCCGCGCCCTGATGACCGACCCCGAGCTGCTGCTCCTCGACGAGCCCGCCGCCGGCCTCGACCTCGGCGGCCGCGAGGACCTCGTCCGCCGCCTCGGCCGGCTCGCCCGCGACCCGATCGCCCCTTCCATGATCATGGTCACGCACCACGTCGAGGAGATCGCCCCCGGCTTCACCCACGTCCTGATGATCCGTCAGGGCCAGGTGCTCGCCGCCGGCCCCCTGGAGCTCGAGCTCACCTCCCGCAACCTCTCCCACTGCTTCGG
- a CDS encoding chaplin, which yields MKNLKKAAAVTLVAGGLVAAGAGMASADSGACGKAAGSPGVGSGNVIQAPVHVPVNAVGNTVNVIGALNPAFGNLGLNH from the coding sequence GTGAAGAACCTCAAGAAGGCCGCCGCCGTCACCCTGGTCGCCGGAGGGCTCGTCGCCGCGGGTGCGGGAATGGCGTCCGCCGACAGCGGCGCGTGCGGCAAGGCCGCCGGCTCCCCGGGCGTCGGCTCCGGCAACGTGATCCAGGCCCCCGTCCATGTCCCCGTCAACGCCGTCGGCAACACGGTGAACGTCATCGGCGCCCTGAACCCGGCCTTCGGCAACCTGGGCCTCAACCACTGA
- a CDS encoding response regulator transcription factor: protein MADAIRVLLVDDHQVVRRGLRTFLEVQDDIEVVGEASDGAEGVERAEELRPDVILMDVKMPGVDGIDALRKLRELDHPARVLVVTSFTEQRTVVPALRAGAAGYVYKDIDPDALAAAIRSVHAGHVLLQHEVAGALLAQEDTGPAQGRAGTLTEREREVLGLIADGRSNREIARALVLSEKTVKTHVSNILMKLDLSDRTQAALWAVRHGMAG, encoded by the coding sequence GTGGCTGACGCGATCAGGGTGCTGCTCGTCGACGACCACCAGGTCGTCCGCCGTGGCCTGCGCACCTTCCTGGAGGTCCAGGACGACATCGAGGTCGTCGGTGAGGCGTCCGACGGCGCCGAAGGCGTCGAACGGGCCGAGGAACTGCGCCCCGACGTCATCCTCATGGACGTCAAGATGCCGGGCGTCGACGGCATCGACGCGCTGCGCAAGCTCCGCGAACTCGACCATCCCGCGCGCGTGCTCGTCGTCACCAGCTTCACCGAACAGCGCACGGTCGTCCCCGCCCTGCGCGCGGGCGCCGCCGGGTACGTCTACAAGGACATCGACCCGGACGCGCTGGCCGCCGCCATCCGTTCCGTGCACGCCGGGCACGTCCTGCTCCAGCACGAGGTGGCGGGCGCACTGCTCGCCCAGGAGGACACCGGCCCGGCCCAGGGGAGGGCCGGCACGCTCACCGAGCGGGAGCGGGAGGTGCTCGGACTGATCGCGGACGGCCGTTCCAACCGGGAGATCGCCCGTGCGCTCGTGCTCTCCGAGAAGACCGTCAAGACCCACGTCTCGAACATCCTGATGAAACTGGACCTGTCCGACCGCACCCAGGCGGCTCTGTGGGCGGTACGGCACGGGATGGCCGGCTGA
- a CDS encoding GAF domain-containing sensor histidine kinase: MSSGPTSGLAAVSSALLAMSRHLEVRDVLKTIVASARELLDAEYAALGVPDDHGGFAQFVVDGVSDAQWRAIGPLPRRHGILAAMLDEASPQRLADVRTDPRFEGWPAAHPEMSDFLGLPVRADDEVIGALFLANKRGPGPTGRCGFTEEDEQLLGILAQHAAIALTNARLYERSRELTIAEERSRLAHELHDAVSQKLFSLRLTAQAAAALVDRDPARARGEMQQVAALAAEAADELRTAVVELRPAALDEDGLVATLRTQIQVLDRAHTARVTFTGRGVRALPAAQEEALLRVAQEALHNALRHSGATRVDVTLERSGPGAVLRVTDDGSGFDPRTVRRAGRHLGLVSMRDRAGGVGGTLTVESAPGKGTTIEMEVPGG, translated from the coding sequence ATGAGTTCCGGACCCACGTCGGGCCTGGCCGCGGTGAGCTCCGCGCTGCTGGCCATGAGCAGGCATCTGGAGGTGCGCGACGTCCTGAAGACGATCGTCGCCTCCGCCCGCGAGCTGCTCGACGCCGAGTACGCGGCCCTGGGCGTCCCCGACGACCACGGCGGCTTCGCCCAGTTCGTGGTCGACGGCGTCAGCGACGCCCAGTGGAGGGCCATCGGCCCGCTCCCGCGCCGGCACGGCATCCTCGCCGCCATGCTCGACGAGGCCAGCCCCCAGCGCCTCGCCGACGTCCGCACCGACCCCCGCTTCGAGGGCTGGCCCGCCGCCCACCCCGAGATGTCCGACTTCCTCGGCCTCCCCGTCCGCGCCGACGACGAGGTCATCGGCGCGCTCTTCCTCGCCAACAAACGAGGCCCCGGCCCCACCGGCCGCTGCGGCTTCACCGAGGAGGACGAGCAACTGCTCGGCATCCTCGCCCAGCACGCCGCCATCGCCCTCACCAACGCCCGCCTCTACGAGCGCAGCCGCGAACTGACCATCGCCGAGGAACGCTCCCGCCTCGCCCATGAACTGCACGACGCCGTCAGCCAGAAACTGTTCTCCCTGCGCCTGACCGCCCAGGCCGCCGCCGCCCTCGTCGACCGCGACCCCGCCCGCGCCAGGGGCGAGATGCAGCAGGTCGCCGCGCTCGCCGCCGAGGCCGCCGACGAACTGCGCACCGCCGTCGTCGAACTGCGCCCCGCCGCCCTGGACGAGGACGGCCTCGTCGCCACCCTCCGCACCCAGATACAGGTCCTCGACCGCGCCCACACCGCACGCGTCACCTTCACCGGCCGGGGAGTGCGCGCCCTGCCCGCCGCCCAGGAGGAGGCACTCCTGCGCGTCGCCCAGGAGGCACTGCACAACGCGCTGCGGCACTCCGGCGCGACCCGCGTGGACGTCACCCTGGAGCGCAGCGGCCCCGGCGCCGTGCTGCGCGTCACGGACGACGGCAGCGGCTTCGACCCCCGGACGGTACGCCGCGCCGGACGCCACCTCGGACTGGTCTCCATGCGCGACCGGGCCGGCGGCGTCGGCGGCACCCTGACCGTGGAATCCGCGCCCGGCAAGGGCACCACGATCGAGATGGAGGTCCCCGGTGGCTGA
- a CDS encoding SDR family oxidoreductase: MPVAIITGASKGLGRALGAGLAGRGWDLVLDARDPGPLAEAADALTAYGRRVAAVPGDVTDAGHRTELVARARELGGGVVDLLVHNASALGAEPLVPLAELAPEGLRRALEVNVVAAHGLVREALPLLRESPAGAVVAVSSDAAVEAYGTWGGYGASKAALDQLAAVLGVEEPGLRVWSVDPGDMATDLYAAAVPDDDAPRPAPESVVPAFLRLLDERPPSGRYGAPALVAGR; the protein is encoded by the coding sequence ATGCCGGTAGCGATCATCACGGGGGCTTCGAAGGGGCTGGGCCGGGCGCTCGGCGCGGGGCTGGCCGGACGTGGCTGGGACCTGGTCCTCGACGCGCGGGATCCCGGGCCGCTGGCCGAGGCGGCGGACGCGCTGACGGCGTACGGGAGGCGGGTGGCGGCGGTGCCCGGGGACGTCACGGACGCCGGGCACCGTACGGAGCTGGTGGCGCGCGCCCGGGAGCTGGGCGGCGGTGTCGTCGACCTGCTGGTGCACAACGCGAGCGCGCTGGGCGCCGAGCCGCTGGTGCCGCTGGCGGAGCTGGCGCCTGAAGGGCTGCGCCGGGCGCTGGAGGTGAACGTGGTGGCGGCGCACGGCCTGGTGCGTGAGGCGCTGCCGCTGCTGCGGGAATCGCCGGCGGGCGCAGTGGTCGCCGTGAGCTCGGACGCGGCGGTGGAGGCGTACGGGACGTGGGGAGGTTACGGGGCGTCCAAGGCGGCGCTGGACCAGCTGGCGGCGGTGCTGGGGGTGGAGGAGCCGGGGCTGCGGGTGTGGTCGGTGGACCCCGGGGACATGGCTACCGACCTGTACGCGGCCGCCGTACCGGACGACGACGCGCCGCGGCCGGCGCCGGAGAGCGTGGTGCCCGCGTTCCTGCGGCTGCTGGACGAACGGCCGCCGAGCGGCCGCTACGGGGCGCCGGCCCTGGTGGCGGGGCGATGA
- a CDS encoding S-adenosylmethionine:tRNA ribosyltransferase-isomerase: MRAGVRGHAWSVPEELSARVPAERRGPGLGRDAVRLLVSRGTEVTHHAFPELPGLLRAGDLLLVNTSPTLAAAVDGRVGHARVVVHFSTRGDDGRWAVELRDPDERGTTRPREGGPAGAAVELPDGMRLVLKEPLAEGSGRLWWARPVATEARGGRSPGTPGVRGGGVPVRAARPSGVPDEQVGVTGLLRRHGRPIRYAYTERDQPLSAYQTVFALPCADGAGSAEMPSAARPFTPRLVAELVSRGVQFAPLTLHTGVASAEAHEPPYPERFAVPEASARLVNAARAGGGRVVAVGTTAVRAVESAAGPDGVVRACAGWTDLVVTPERGVRVVDGLLTGLHEPEASHLLMLEAVAGREAVERGYEEALAGRLLWHEFGDVHLLLR; encoded by the coding sequence ATGAGGGCCGGCGTGCGCGGGCACGCGTGGTCGGTGCCCGAGGAGCTGTCGGCCCGGGTGCCGGCGGAGCGGCGCGGGCCGGGGCTCGGCCGGGACGCCGTACGGCTGCTGGTGTCGCGCGGTACGGAGGTGACGCACCACGCGTTCCCGGAGCTGCCGGGGCTGCTGCGCGCCGGGGACCTGCTGCTGGTGAACACCTCCCCCACGCTGGCCGCCGCGGTGGACGGGCGGGTCGGGCATGCGCGTGTGGTGGTGCACTTCTCCACGCGGGGCGACGACGGACGCTGGGCGGTGGAGCTGCGGGACCCGGACGAGCGGGGCACCACGCGCCCGCGGGAGGGCGGTCCGGCGGGCGCGGCGGTGGAGCTGCCGGACGGGATGCGGCTGGTACTGAAGGAACCTCTGGCGGAGGGAAGCGGACGGTTGTGGTGGGCGCGGCCCGTCGCGACGGAGGCGCGGGGAGGGCGTTCGCCGGGGACGCCAGGGGTGCGGGGCGGGGGTGTGCCGGTTCGTGCCGCGCGCCCCTCGGGGGTCCCGGACGAGCAGGTGGGCGTGACCGGCCTGCTGCGGCGGCACGGGCGGCCCATCCGGTACGCGTACACGGAGCGGGACCAGCCGCTGTCGGCTTACCAGACGGTGTTCGCGCTGCCGTGCGCCGATGGGGCGGGCAGCGCGGAGATGCCGAGCGCGGCGCGGCCCTTCACCCCGCGTCTGGTGGCGGAGCTGGTGAGCCGGGGCGTGCAGTTCGCGCCCCTCACGCTGCACACCGGGGTGGCGTCGGCGGAGGCGCACGAGCCGCCGTACCCGGAGCGGTTCGCCGTGCCGGAGGCCTCGGCGCGGCTGGTCAACGCGGCCCGGGCGGGGGGCGGGCGGGTGGTGGCGGTGGGGACGACCGCGGTGCGGGCGGTGGAGTCCGCCGCGGGCCCGGACGGCGTCGTCCGCGCGTGTGCCGGGTGGACGGACCTGGTGGTGACTCCCGAGCGGGGGGTGCGGGTGGTGGACGGGCTGCTGACCGGGCTGCACGAACCGGAGGCCTCGCACCTGCTGATGCTGGAGGCGGTCGCGGGGCGGGAGGCGGTCGAACGGGGGTACGAGGAGGCGCTGGCCGGCCGCCTCCTGTGGCACGAGTTCGGGGACGTGCACCTTCTGCTGAGGTAG
- a CDS encoding transglycosylase SLT domain-containing protein, with translation MPKYTALLRGRALATSHRAGIAGVAALGAAALAISAAPSSAQSTTTHEAAASSAPVHYSTQPIEDVKVRVTDQMAGQRLKAETIAAKKQADDDAAAKKRDAAEAGREAAHKAGEKKAAAEAGKGRGGEHSASRSWHRPSAPAGKSYANSLDGWIRHSLDIMHEQGIPGSYSGLHRNIMRESSGNPHAINDWDINAINGIPSKGLLQVIPPTFKTYHVPGTSWNIYDPVANITAACNYAAHRYGSMDNVDSAY, from the coding sequence ATGCCCAAGTACACCGCCTTGCTTCGCGGCCGCGCCCTGGCCACGTCCCACCGCGCCGGCATCGCCGGTGTCGCCGCGCTCGGTGCAGCCGCCCTCGCGATCTCCGCCGCTCCGAGCAGCGCGCAGTCCACCACGACGCACGAGGCCGCGGCCTCCTCCGCCCCGGTGCACTACAGCACCCAGCCCATCGAGGACGTCAAGGTCCGCGTGACCGACCAGATGGCGGGCCAGCGCCTCAAGGCCGAGACCATCGCCGCGAAGAAGCAGGCCGACGACGACGCGGCCGCCAAGAAGCGGGACGCGGCCGAGGCCGGCCGGGAAGCCGCGCACAAGGCCGGGGAGAAGAAGGCGGCCGCCGAGGCCGGGAAGGGCCGCGGCGGCGAGCACTCCGCGAGCCGCTCCTGGCACCGTCCGTCGGCCCCCGCCGGCAAGTCCTACGCGAACAGCCTGGACGGCTGGATCCGCCACTCGCTGGACATCATGCACGAGCAGGGCATACCCGGCTCCTACAGCGGCCTGCACCGCAACATCATGCGGGAGTCCTCGGGCAACCCGCACGCCATCAACGACTGGGACATCAACGCGATCAACGGCATCCCCTCGAAGGGGCTGCTGCAGGTCATCCCGCCGACCTTCAAGACGTACCACGTGCCCGGCACGTCGTGGAACATCTACGACCCGGTCGCCAACATCACCGCCGCCTGCAACTACGCGGCGCACCGCTACGGCTCGATGGACAACGTCGACAGCGCGTACTGA
- a CDS encoding FHA domain-containing protein, with amino-acid sequence MPELVLETNGRTWTLDPSRSYTLGRDPQGDIVFDDARVSWRHGTVSFDGRGWVLVDHGSTNGTFARGQRVDRVELASGTVVNLGNATDGPRLNLSAAEAAVAAPQAGPQQQPYAAQGAGPGWGQQAPGGPAQQAAPPQPQGPQPQIPQQLNHGPAAAPVQPGGSGDGAAAAPGYGDRSPTTFHQFSLGRVMRIGRALENDLVVSDLQVSRNHAEFHATPDGRLEIRDLGSHNGTYVNGGPVPKGGSVQLGPTDVVGVGHSTFRVVGDRLEEFVDTGEVSFSARHLTVTVDGGKQILRDVSFGVPEKSLIAVIGPSGSGKSTLLKALTGYRPANQGDVLYDNRNLYKQFAELRQRIGLVPQDDILHKELSVKRALKYAAKLRFPADTTRAERQARIDEVLRELKLDIHKDKKVSSLSGGQRKRVSVALELLTKPSLIFLDEPTSGLDPGMDRDVMQLLRGLADDGRTVLVVTHSVAELAICDKLLVMAPGGSVAYFGPPEEALNFFGYDSWADVFSAFENYRDYDWAGRWKGSQHYQMYAADIDAVAPQSVHMPPPQAIRPPKPQGWTSQLVTLIRRYVSVIVSDKGFLALTVILPAVLGAVSLLIDSDKGLLVNRINPSTGVPFPNGTATTVLLILAVGACFAGAANSVRELIKERVIYERERATGLSRSAYLMSKVVVLGAVTVLQGLLVGLIGFSSREIPGEGLILKSNTLFELCLPIMALGFASMMFGLVISSLVKTAEKTMPLLVMFAIVQVVFTGCLFTLHGTVGVNEFSYLMPSRWAVAAAGTTLDFNNIAPNSDDPGSTDPLWNHEASAWGMDMAALLVLGVICGFFVARFLRRHEPEVMRK; translated from the coding sequence GTGCCAGAACTCGTACTGGAAACAAACGGACGGACCTGGACGCTCGACCCGTCCAGGTCATACACCCTCGGGCGCGATCCGCAGGGTGACATCGTGTTCGACGACGCCAGGGTCTCCTGGCGGCACGGCACGGTCTCCTTCGACGGCCGCGGCTGGGTGCTGGTGGACCACGGCAGCACCAACGGCACGTTCGCGCGGGGGCAGCGCGTGGACCGTGTGGAGCTCGCCTCCGGCACGGTCGTCAACCTGGGTAACGCGACCGACGGACCGCGGCTGAATCTCTCCGCCGCCGAGGCCGCCGTCGCCGCCCCGCAGGCGGGGCCCCAGCAGCAGCCGTACGCCGCGCAGGGAGCGGGCCCCGGCTGGGGACAGCAGGCGCCCGGCGGCCCCGCGCAGCAGGCCGCCCCGCCGCAGCCGCAGGGCCCGCAGCCGCAGATCCCGCAGCAGCTGAACCACGGCCCCGCCGCGGCCCCCGTCCAGCCGGGCGGGTCGGGCGACGGCGCGGCGGCGGCGCCGGGTTACGGCGACCGCAGCCCCACCACGTTCCACCAGTTCTCGCTGGGCCGCGTGATGCGCATCGGCCGCGCCCTGGAGAACGACCTGGTCGTCTCCGACCTGCAGGTCTCCCGCAACCACGCCGAGTTCCACGCCACGCCCGACGGCCGCCTGGAGATCCGTGACCTCGGTTCTCACAACGGCACGTACGTCAACGGCGGTCCGGTGCCCAAGGGCGGCTCCGTCCAGCTCGGTCCCACCGACGTCGTCGGCGTCGGCCACTCGACGTTCAGGGTCGTCGGCGACCGGCTCGAGGAGTTCGTCGACACCGGTGAGGTCTCCTTCTCCGCCCGCCACCTGACCGTCACGGTCGACGGCGGGAAGCAGATCCTGCGGGACGTCTCCTTCGGCGTCCCCGAGAAGTCGCTGATCGCGGTGATCGGCCCCTCCGGTTCCGGCAAGTCGACGCTGCTGAAGGCGCTCACCGGCTACCGCCCCGCCAACCAGGGCGACGTCCTCTACGACAACCGGAACCTGTACAAGCAGTTCGCCGAGCTGCGCCAGCGCATCGGTCTCGTGCCGCAGGACGACATCCTGCACAAGGAGCTGTCCGTCAAGCGGGCCCTGAAGTACGCGGCCAAGCTGCGCTTCCCCGCCGACACCACGCGCGCCGAGCGCCAGGCCCGCATCGACGAGGTGCTGCGCGAGCTCAAGCTCGACATCCACAAGGACAAGAAGGTCAGCTCCCTCTCCGGCGGCCAGCGCAAGCGTGTCTCCGTCGCCCTGGAGCTGCTCACCAAGCCGTCGCTGATCTTCCTGGACGAGCCGACCTCCGGCCTCGACCCGGGCATGGACCGCGACGTCATGCAGCTGCTGCGCGGCCTCGCCGACGACGGCCGCACGGTCCTCGTCGTCACCCACTCGGTGGCCGAGCTGGCGATCTGCGACAAACTCCTGGTGATGGCCCCGGGCGGCTCGGTCGCCTACTTCGGCCCGCCCGAGGAGGCGCTGAACTTCTTCGGCTACGACTCCTGGGCCGACGTCTTCTCCGCCTTCGAGAACTACCGCGACTACGACTGGGCGGGCCGCTGGAAGGGTTCGCAGCACTACCAGATGTACGCGGCCGACATCGACGCGGTGGCCCCGCAGTCGGTGCACATGCCACCGCCGCAGGCGATCAGGCCGCCCAAGCCACAGGGCTGGACGTCCCAGCTCGTCACCCTGATCCGGCGCTACGTCTCGGTCATCGTCTCGGACAAGGGTTTCCTCGCCCTGACGGTGATCCTGCCCGCGGTGCTCGGCGCGGTCAGCCTGCTGATCGACTCGGACAAGGGCCTGCTGGTCAATCGGATCAATCCGTCGACCGGTGTGCCCTTCCCGAACGGCACGGCGACCACGGTCCTGCTGATCCTCGCCGTCGGTGCCTGTTTCGCGGGCGCCGCCAACTCCGTCCGCGAGCTGATCAAGGAACGGGTCATCTACGAACGGGAACGCGCGACGGGGCTGTCCCGGTCGGCGTACCTGATGTCCAAGGTGGTCGTCCTCGGCGCCGTCACGGTGCTTCAGGGGCTGCTGGTCGGCCTGATCGGCTTCTCCAGCCGGGAGATCCCCGGGGAGGGGCTCATCCTCAAGAGCAACACCCTGTTCGAGCTGTGCCTGCCGATCATGGCGCTCGGCTTCGCCTCGATGATGTTCGGCCTGGTCATCTCCTCGCTGGTGAAGACGGCCGAGAAGACCATGCCGCTGCTGGTCATGTTCGCCATCGTCCAGGTGGTGTTCACCGGCTGCCTGTTCACGCTGCACGGCACGGTCGGCGTCAACGAGTTCTCGTACCTGATGCCGTCCCGCTGGGCGGTCGCCGCCGCCGGCACCACGCTGGACTTCAACAACATCGCGCCCAACAGCGACGACCCGGGCAGCACCGACCCGCTGTGGAACCACGAGGCCTCCGCCTGGGGCATGGACATGGCCGCGCTGCTGGTTCTCGGCGTGATCTGCGGCTTCTTCGTGGCCCGCTTCCTGCGCCGCCACGAGCCGGAGGTCATGCGCAAGTGA
- a CDS encoding streptophobe family protein, producing the protein MPWKDVLLTAFACVGWAVVGMAGTAALGLRLLDADSAGSGGSLAPMTAAAVALGAGGAVRPAGDLSVYGFEGAEATTALRFTPLGVGLVGALLLSWFFLRSLRAAGVAPTPGELLVRAGAVVVLFVAVLGGLARAGHDVVTLDGSALGIDSLPGMGGGASKGSGSGGLDIPGLGDLGDLGGLGDLGGSLPDRLGDLVRAKAAVGFTVDTGPTLLGGALWATGVLLLALLASRRTPLPRGWDAVHRVVRPAVSALVTVLLTAVVAGLAAAAYAAIGDAHPKRIAGAALLATPDGVWLGVPIGLFVPWDGTVTGALAGLLPDPVDRLLSTGSGEPVTLGRLAELDGRVWLLGVAAALMMLLAGVLTAVRTPVPSPVRAGSPVGVAATASAGGAAGGSGPEASGPTVRGTGPLGFAGRCALRLGIATAVALPLLAWLTEVSVDASVSVLGVDAFGAALELHGHLGTALLLGALWGAGAGVVGAALAWVCGAAGRGAVPGTAGVVGNAGVLGNAGTVGAVGSPGVVETSGVSRGAVPSEVTMRLHQAEPARGARPTRGAEPSRKTAGPYRPTVPHRAPDPDTDPYVRDLRDPRMPDGEGGGREPEDARPPGAPRPGGQEPQDARPPGTRERPGPDVHGAPTMVGPVAPPKPTAPPRSRAPLRPTVPPLPPVAPPPPPPRTPPSPPPPTPPSPPGRPPGRPSGPPPEPPPPPPPPPPPPEPPRRRPERR; encoded by the coding sequence GTGCCGTGGAAGGACGTGCTGCTCACCGCGTTCGCGTGCGTCGGCTGGGCGGTCGTCGGGATGGCGGGCACCGCCGCGCTCGGGTTGCGCCTGCTCGACGCGGACTCGGCCGGCTCGGGGGGCTCGTTGGCGCCGATGACCGCGGCGGCGGTGGCGCTCGGCGCGGGCGGGGCGGTCCGGCCCGCCGGTGACCTGTCGGTGTACGGGTTCGAGGGGGCCGAGGCGACGACCGCGCTGAGGTTCACGCCACTGGGCGTCGGGCTGGTGGGCGCGCTGCTGCTGTCCTGGTTCTTCCTGCGGTCCCTGCGGGCGGCGGGGGTTGCTCCGACCCCGGGTGAACTCCTCGTGCGGGCCGGTGCGGTGGTCGTGCTGTTCGTGGCGGTGCTCGGCGGGCTCGCCCGGGCGGGACACGACGTCGTCACGCTGGACGGGAGCGCGCTGGGCATCGACTCGCTGCCGGGCATGGGCGGCGGGGCGTCGAAGGGTTCGGGGTCGGGGGGCCTGGACATTCCCGGGCTCGGGGATCTCGGTGACCTGGGCGGCCTGGGGGATCTCGGCGGCTCGCTGCCGGACCGGCTGGGCGATCTGGTGCGCGCCAAGGCCGCGGTCGGGTTCACCGTGGACACCGGTCCGACGCTGCTGGGTGGCGCTCTGTGGGCGACGGGAGTGTTACTGCTCGCGCTGCTCGCCTCCCGCCGGACCCCGCTGCCACGCGGCTGGGATGCCGTCCACCGGGTGGTACGGCCGGCCGTGTCCGCGCTGGTCACGGTGTTGCTGACGGCGGTGGTGGCGGGCCTCGCGGCGGCGGCGTACGCGGCGATCGGCGACGCGCACCCGAAGCGGATCGCGGGCGCGGCCCTGCTGGCCACGCCCGACGGGGTGTGGCTGGGCGTGCCGATCGGCCTGTTCGTCCCGTGGGACGGCACGGTCACCGGAGCGCTCGCGGGGCTTCTGCCCGACCCTGTGGACCGCCTGCTGAGCACCGGGTCCGGCGAGCCCGTCACCCTGGGGCGGCTCGCCGAACTGGACGGACGGGTGTGGCTGTTGGGGGTGGCGGCGGCGCTGATGATGCTGCTGGCCGGGGTGTTGACCGCGGTACGGACGCCGGTGCCGTCGCCGGTGCGGGCCGGGTCACCGGTCGGGGTGGCGGCTACGGCATCTGCGGGAGGGGCCGCTGGCGGGAGCGGCCCGGAAGCGAGTGGCCCCACCGTACGAGGGACGGGTCCGCTCGGCTTCGCGGGGCGCTGCGCGCTGCGGCTCGGCATCGCGACGGCGGTGGCACTGCCCCTGCTGGCCTGGTTGACGGAGGTGTCGGTGGACGCCTCGGTGTCGGTGCTCGGCGTCGACGCGTTCGGGGCGGCGCTGGAACTCCACGGGCACCTCGGCACGGCACTGCTGCTGGGGGCGCTGTGGGGCGCGGGGGCGGGAGTGGTGGGGGCGGCGCTGGCCTGGGTGTGCGGGGCCGCGGGGCGGGGGGCGGTGCCGGGGACCGCGGGCGTGGTGGGGAATGCGGGCGTGCTGGGGAATGCGGGGACGGTAGGGGCTGTCGGGTCCCCGGGGGTCGTAGAGACGTCCGGGGTGTCCCGGGGGGCGGTGCCCTCCGAGGTGACCATGCGGCTTCACCAGGCCGAACCGGCCCGGGGCGCCCGACCGACCCGAGGTGCCGAGCCCTCGCGGAAGACCGCCGGACCGTATCGGCCGACCGTGCCCCACCGGGCGCCCGACCCCGACACCGATCCGTATGTGCGGGATCTACGGGACCCACGGATGCCGGACGGCGAGGGAGGCGGGCGGGAACCGGAGGACGCGAGGCCGCCGGGGGCCCCGAGGCCCGGTGGGCAGGAACCGCAGGACGCGAGGCCGCCGGGGACGCGCGAGCGGCCCGGCCCCGATGTGCACGGGGCGCCCACGATGGTCGGGCCTGTGGCCCCTCCCAAGCCGACCGCGCCGCCACGGTCGAGGGCGCCCCTGCGGCCGACAGTGCCGCCGCTGCCGCCGGTGGCACCACCGCCACCGCCTCCCCGGACACCACCGTCTCCGCCTCCCCCGACACCACCGTCTCCGCCCGGCCGCCCTCCCGGTCGTCCTTCCGGTCCGCCCCCGGAGCCACCCCCCCCCCCCCCCCCCCCCCCCCCCCCCCCCGAGCCGCCTCGGAGGCGGCCGGAGCGGAGGTGA